The stretch of DNA ACAAGCAAACTTTAAGTTATCAACACAGAAAGGAATAAATACCTTTGAAGCAAAAGTAGCTTGTGGCCAGTCTAAAAGAGCAGCAGTCATCTGAGCTGTAGCATTAGTGTCATCATCAATAGCTTGTTTACCAACAATAACAAGTTCTGCTCCTTCCTTCTCAGCTAATTTGGCTAAAATCTTGGATACATGAAGTGGCtctaatttttccatttctttcgcTGGCACCTCTACATGAATGCCCCTATCGGCACCCATGGCTAATGCTGTTCGAATAGTTTCCTGAATTTTGGAggaaggagattattattattaattatcattaagtgatttaaccaaaccactgagccaTCTCTTAACTTATAAAAACagctcacaattttttttaatgaattggaGCAAAACAGTAAAAGCTAAAACAGCTAGGTAGAAGGAAACAAATAAAGTAGGTCACAGGGTACAAAGCAACAAGGCCCCAGTTACCAACAGTGCTTAACTGTGCATTATTTTAACAAATGAACACTTACTTCTCTTAAAAAGCACGATAATCATGTTACAGagatttttctacatttttcaaatgtacatGTTTTACATAATTACCAGATCATAAACAACACAACATTTGAATGgagtttttattttgtctaaaaAGAAATAGTAGCTTATTTGGATGGTTCATATATTCAGTGTAAATGAGACTGTAGAGTCTTTGACAAGTGTTCTGAATAGAATTCTACAGTTGGGGATACTACTGTGTTTAAAAAATGTTTGCAGGTATAAGTGCATAAGGAACATGAATAAAAGAAGGATGGTAAAGATAGttcagaaaaaaaaggacaagaaAGAACTGCAGAAAAGTATATCATAGGAAGATGATGGCATCAAAGATTTTCTTAGGATAAAGATATGTCCCAACAAAATATGCAGGGGAAGTCCACACTAGTTATACTGTAagttaaagtatattattatcaaCCTATGGATCAAAATACCAGTGTCTTACCATAGCTTGAGatttaaggaaatacttcatgtGGCAGAAGAACCACGGAGATTATAGTAGTGATAAAAATTGGGTGTACTCTATTAGCATATGAAGAGGAGAAATTAGTAAATGTATAAGAAATGTTATTaagcaacacatctcagaaattttaGATGCAAGAGAGATGCTGTCAGAAGACTACACAATTTGATTCCTACATGCATTTTGAAGGGTTATTAACACTGGGAAGTATAAGAAAAGAAGACCTTCACATGGAATGGGATAGTAGAAAGAGAAATGTTTGTAGATGGACTGCTGAGAATGAATGGAGGGCAATTTCTGAATACCATTGGGAACCTACAAATTATGCTACACTGTGATGGTTTTAGAGTAACTGCATGGCTGACTTTTGGAATGTTGTAAAAATATGATTTGCAGGTAAAAATACCGGAATAGCAATTGGTTTACAAAGATTAATAGTCCCTTAGTCAAAGGGTAAGGTGATGAAAACACTGCCACCTATTAATTGTATGCCCATAAAATGGAAGGTGTAAGGCAGTTTGTTTTAAACAACGATCATGACTGATGGGTTTGGGCGAGGAAAATGTGTGGATCCCGGTATTTGTTGTGAAAAAGTTGACCGAGAAGGAAAAGCTTTGGGTTTGGGCAAGGAAAATGTGTGGATCCCAGAATTTGTTGTGAAAAAGTTGACCAAGAAGGAAAAgcttgaaattttaatatagtaaaaataccAAAAATCATGGCAGtgattgaaaaatgatattgtaatgatacaattaagtttgttcatacttacctggcagatatatatatagctgtatttttccgagtccgacagaattttaaacacttacgacacacgcagtgggagtcaggtggttagtacccattcccgccgctgggagcgggtatcaggaaccattcccattttctattcataattttattccactgtctccttagggggggggaggtgggtgggatacttgattatatataggCTGCAGGTGCAGataaagtatgaacaaacttaattgtatcattacaatataattttgttcatgaaacttacctgtcagatatatatgtagctgaatcccacctttggtggtgggagtagacagaatagaagattttaggaaacatatatatgcagatatttgatatcttggttccttacctgttagcatagctggcttcgtggttactgccacgtaagtctgcttttGCTaatagagttgccagcgaggtagagacctatatagctggtgcactccagatgatctgtcaacaggggcgagaccacgacgtgactagaccattgaccatacatgAGGGCaacgaaataaaacaaaaccacctggcatagctaccaaaggtatcccactaagactaagctaatggaagggagatatCCGCCAGGCGGTCAACcccccacaaccataaacacaagttaaaaactcactaaccattaaaggataggatgagtgctacctcctgcccccaaaacagtgtctgcagcgagtatggtccgagcgagtagcaattttcgtatgttgctttcacctccctcaggtagtgtgaagcgaacaccgaattgcttcgccaataagtggcgctcaAAATGTCTTTGAGTGCCGATAGTTTGTGAAAAGCCACTGAGGTAGctatagccctcaactcgtgggctttcacttttagaagcttcatatctctctcactacacttttcatgagcttccttaaccgtacttcttaagaacgccagtgcgttctttgacattggAAGATCCGgtttcttcaccgagcaccacaagttctcaNNNNNNNNNNNNNNNNNNNNNNNNNNNNNNNNNNNNNNNNNNNNNNNNNNNNNNNNNNNNNNNNNNNNNNNNNNNNNNNNNNNNNNNNNNNNNNNNNNNNNNNNNNNNNNNNNNNNNNNNNNNNNNNNNNNNNNNNNNNNNNNNNNNNNNNNNNNNNNNNNNNNNNNNNNNNNNNNNNNNNNNNNNNNNNNNNNNNNNNNNNNNNNNNNNNNNNNNNNNNNNNNNNNNNNNNNNNNNNNNNNNNNNNNNNNNNNNNNNNNNNNNNNNNNNNNNNNNNNNNNNNNNNNNNNNNNNNNNNNNNNNNNNNNNNNNNNNNNNNNNNNNNNNNNNNNNNNNNNNNNNNNNNNNNNNNNNNNNNNNNNNNNNNNNNNNNNNNNNNNNNNNNNNNNNNNNNNNNNNNNNNNNNNNNNNNNNNNNNNNNNNNNNNNNNNNNNNNNNNNNNNNNNNNNNNNNNNNNNNNNNNNNNNNNNNNNNNNNNNNNNNNNNNNNNNNNNNNNNNNTGAGAACTTGTGGTGCTTGGTGAAGAAACCGGATCTTccaatgtcaaagaacgcactgcattcttaagaagtacggttaaggaagctcatgaaaagtgtagtgagagagatatgaagcttctaaaagtgaaagcccacgagttgagggctatagCTAcctcggtggcttttcacaaaaatatggcactcaaagacattttgagcgccacttattggcgaagcaattcggtgttcgcttcacactacctgagggaggtgaaagcaacatacgaaaattgctactcgctcggaccatacgtcgctgcagacactgttttgggggcaggaggtagcactcatcctatcctttaatggttaggtgagtttttaacttgtgtttatggttgtggggttgaccgcctggggcggatctcccttccattagcttagtcttagtgggatacctttggtaggctatgccaggtggttttgttttatttcgttgccctcattgtatggtcaatggtctagtcacgtcgtggtctcgcccctgttgacagatcatctggagtgcaccagctatataggtctctacctcgctggcaactctagtagcaaaagcagacttacgtggcagtaaccacgaagccagctatgctaacaggtaaggaaccaagatatcaattatctgcatatatatgtttcctaaaatcttctattctgtctactcccaccaccaaaggtgggattcagctacatatatatctgacaggtaagtttcatgaacaaaatgatattgtaatgatacaattaagtttgttcatactttatCTGccacctggcagatatatataatcaagtacccacccacctcccctaaggagacagtggaaataaaattatgaatagaaaatgggaatggttcctgatacccgcctcccagcggcgggaatgggtactaaccacctgactcccactgcgtgtgtcgtaagtgtttaaaattctgtcggactcggaaaatacagctatatatatatctgccaggtagtatgaacaaacttaattgtatcattacaatatcattttcatcacTGCATGATTTCTggtatttttactatattaaaatttcaagcTTTTCCTTCTCGGTCAACTTTTTCACAACAAATACTGGGATCCACACATTTTCCTTGCCCAAACCCAAAGCTTTTCCTTCTCGGTCAACTTTTTCACAACAAATACCGGGATCCACACATTTTCCTCGCCCAAACCCATCAGTCAtgatcgttgttttttttttttaaaacaaactgcCTTACACCTTCCATTTTATGGGCATACAATTAATAGGTGGCAGTGTTTCATCACCTTACCCTTTGACTAAGGGACTATTATCTTTGACCAATTGCTATTCCGTATTTTTACTGCATACATATTTTACACATCCAAGTCAGCCATGCAGTTACTCTAACCATCACAGTGTAGCATAATTTGTAGGTTCCCAATGGTATTCAGAAATTGCCCTCCATTCATTCTCAGCAGTCCATCTACAAACATTTCTCTTTCTACTATCCCATTCCATGTGAAGGTCTTCTTTTCTTATACTTCCCAGTGTTAATAACCCTTCAAAATGCATGTAGGAATCAAATTGTGTAGTCTTCTGACAGCATCTCTCTTGCATTCTAAAAtttttctgagatgtgttgcttAATAACATTTCTTATACATTTACTCATTTTCCCTCTTTCAAATATGGTTATAGAGTACACCCAATTTTTATCACTACTATAATCTCCGTGGTTCTTCTGCCacatgaagtatttccttaaatCTCAAGCTATGGTAAGACACTGGTATTTTGATCCATAGGTTTGATACTAATGTACTTTAACTTACAGTATAAACTAGTGTGGACTTCCCCTGCATATTTTGTTGGGACATATCTTTATCCTAAGAAAATCTTTGATGCCATCATCTTCCTATGATATACTTTTCTGCAGTTCTTTCTTGTCCTTTTTTTCTTGAACTAATCTTACCATCCTTCTTTTATTCATGTTCCTTATGCACTTATACCTGCAAACATTTTTTAAACACAGTAGTATCCCCAACTGTAGAATTCTATTCAGAACACTTGTCAAAGACTCCACAGTCTCATTTACACTGAATATATGAACCATCCAAATAAGCTACTATttctttttagacaaaactcCATTCAAATGTTGTGTTGTTTATAATCTggtaaattatgtaaaacatgtacattgaaaatgtagaaaaatctCTGTAACATGATTATCGTGCTTTTTAAGAGAAGTAAGTGTTCATTTGTTAAAATAATGCACAGTTAAGCACTGTTGGTAACTGGGGCCTTGTTGCTTTGTACCCTGTGACCTACTTTATTTGTTTCCTTCTACCTAGCTGTTTTAGCTTTTACTGTTTTGCtccaattcattaaaaaaaattgtgagctGTTTTTATAAGTTAAGAGAtggctcagtggtttggttaaatcacttaatgataattaataataataatctccttccTCCAAAATTCAGGAAACTATTCGAACAGCATTAGCCATGGGTGCCGATAGGGGCATTCATGTAGAGGTGCCAgcgaaagaaatggaaaaattagaGCCACTTCATGTATCCAAGATTTTAGCCAAATTAGCTGAGAAGGAAGGAGCAGAACTTGTTATTGTTGGTAAACAAGCTATTGATGATGACACTAATGCTACAGCTCAGATGACTGCTGCTCTTTTAGACTGGCCACAAGCTACTTTTGCTTCAAAGGTATTTATTCCTTTCTGTGTTGATAACTTAAAGTTTGCTTGTCCCGTGTGATATTGGGTTATGCTTGACATTGTAAATGTTCATAGAAAAGTTATGCTTCTGCTGTAATGTTCGTATCAAGTGTTGGTCTCTGTGATCACAGTTGAAAGAATTAAGAGTTCATACTTGATGCTTCTGTGTAATGTACGTATTTgaaaattttcataaacattgaagatatatttttagtttattgtctGCTGATTTTCAAATGGGTCTGGATGGAATAATAACTCAGATGAATCATGTAAACTTGTCAAAGGCAAAGAAAATTTAGCCAAGCCCCACTGTCATAtgaaagaatggaatggaataactGTTTTTATACAATGGATAGCAAAACTTCCCCTCATCAGCATTCAATGTATAGTTGACCCTTATATGCATAATCTATTTACGCATTCAGTTTTTACTGTATTGGAAGATAGAAAATACATTACAAtgttaaaaatattaaggaaatcCAAAAATTACAATTGATTGGgttttatttcagaatttttcatATAGTGCTTGGTGGAGTGACTATGTAACTCATTAAAATGTTCACTGCTTCCACAGCCTTCATTCTcataatgcattattttgtgtCAAGTTCATCAAAAGAATATGCTCCCACTATTTACACAGTTTTATTAGTTGTTActacttaacattttttatacCCCCTAACCAGCTACAGAAGTGGTGATGTCAGTTCTGCTGAAGCAAATCCATAAAGTATCcactaaaagcaaaaaaataattaaaattctaagttaattaaaaaggagaaaaaggtgATGATTTCCTTTTAAACAAAACACAGGGTACTGTATGCCCCAGGAGGACTTTAAAATTTATCCTTTATTGTGTCAAATGCAGGAGGGTTTGGAGACCAGGGTTAAGAACAACAAAAGTTGTACAGATTTTGACagtgaaaaatatttacttttaaattgtACAGATTTTGACAGTGGAAAATATTCTCTTAATTTTCAGATTGAAAAGACAGATGGTGAAATAGAGGTGGTCCGTGAGATAGATGGTGGTCTAGAAACTATCAAGGTGAAATTACCAGCTGTAGTTTCTGCAGATCTGCGTCTCAATGAACCAAGATATGCAACGTTGCCAAATATCATGGTAAATTGAAGCTTAGgaaattttgtttgaaattttttttttttttttttttttttgtaatattagaTGATGTTCTGCAAACccaataattactttaaatagtTTATTCTGTAAAATAGTTGTAGATTCTTATGGGATGCTTGTGTCAACACAAGATTGGCTTGATCAAAAACAAGTAGTACTACCCTTGTGGACTTTTCAGCCAGTATGTAGTGCTACTGGTCTTCCCAGGCTGATTGGTGGGTCACTGGTAAAAGCAGCAAAGTGGTATTTAGGCAGTAGGTAAACCTCTCTCACAGCAAATAGTGTATACATATTTTGACTGTTTTCTTTGGCGCAGATGAACTTCGTTTTCATCGCTTCCGAAAGACTTTTGTACTTTCTTGTCGTTATTTTATGAATTCTATGGGTTTTGAGATGTTGGTAACTCTGCTTGTCTGTCTTTGTAACCATGGTTTATTCAAACAGCTGTTGGTTGACAGTGTATTTTTTAGATAAAAGTGAACTGTAATAAAAGATGAACAAGTGGAATGGAGAAGAGAGGACTGAAAATCAGTTTAAGCAAAAACTTGAGAAGTGAGTGTATTGATGCTGTGGGAGAGGTGTATGGGTAAATGCCATAGTTTATGTGTATACAAAATGCTCATGATTTTAAGTTGATAATCAAATTGCATAACAGTTAAAggtgaagaagagaggagaagtcCAAATTGTTATGGATGTATGGTTTCCTGTAACATACATTTGTTACCTGACGGGTAGCTTCTGATGAGGGCATAAAAAGAAAGAGATTGTTTGACTACTCATAAATAAGAGTATTGTGTTAATTAACAGCGTAAACCATTAatataaacactcattaaaccAGTAAATCACTTGGGTCTTAAAGTGAAAACTGAGATAATTTTTGAAGCGGCCCACAAAATTCAGAAGTTTGTTGCTGAATGCTTTGGAAAGATAATCTACTTGGAGGAGGTTTGCTCTGCGATGTCATGTTTACTTCAGAAAACCACGGGTgagatctgacctccagcttgctcgggatgtgtgcaagattttctTCTTGTGCATAAGTTATATGCATGAGTTCCCAGATGCTACAAATTacttgttttacaatctttgatcgtTTTTACCGGTTTTCCAGCTAgggctagaagattatcctattgttaagacatcaggtttgttagctatgaaaaatttttcatattccaaACTTGTAACGTAagttaaaatgtgctaaaatctacgttcagtcaaatagagccttgtttcaccaatgaaaattaaaataaatatgccatgttttattagaaataatttttctgtactttttagcTTGTAaattgttttttgcatttttattctaataaagattctaataaagaaacattaatatcctatcgtaaaataCCTGTACCATATTTAACTTAACACAAAACAACTTTAtagctctttcatagaccttttctacctctcccccccccaacaagaacaacaacaaagtactagtttgtaggcttactcctcgaatAAGCAAAAATCTACTAGTAAGAATTCCAAGGAAATCATGGAATGGGAATAGATAAGGGGCCTGGACTAAAAAataatagtacaggcagtccctgggttacgacgggttcggcttaagacgttccgaggttaaggcgcttttcaattatattcatcagaaattatttccagggttacgatgcctacaacactgatctggcagaacaAATATGACACcaacaaaaatgcaaattaatcaatgtttgaaggttttttgatgaaaaatgcaataagaatgcagtttaatagtttttaatgcacccaaagcattaaaagtatgaTGTTGCCCGGCTTACGAACGATTTTCGGGGTTTATACAACGCATCTCAGGAATGgcacccccgtcgtaacctggggactgcctgtataggtaGAAAGTTCATTAATCATGAAAGAGCAGAAAGAGAGCCCATTTTGCATCTGGTTCCAATTGCCTAGGTTAAATTTCAGCAAGTAAGAGTCTAGATAGTCATCTCATAAGAGAGTAGCATTTTGTCATGTCAATCACAAgagatcataattattttttaacaagATTGAAAGGTTGAGTAATTATCATATACAGAGATAACACTCAATTCTAAGATGTGTTTTATCATAAAGATGATTATCTGGCTGAGCTTGTGAGGCAGGACTTTTAAGAATATAGAAAATGACAGCAGGATGGAAGTTTTAACATAAATGCTTTAGTTATCATCACCAAGGCAAATTTGGGGAGAGGGAACTTATGTGAATCCTTAAAAGCATGGTTTTTTTGTTAAACACAGGTACTACTctgtttttgctatttaaacaATTTTTTCAAGTAATACAGTGAAGCATAATTTGGAATGAGTCAGAGGATGtagttgaaaataaatttttataagaaatattcaaaaagTAACCGACAGTCAACATGACAATTCATTAAGTTTGTACACtgtcaaataattattttttgtctaaTGATCTGGCCTTAgaactttaattatttttca from Macrobrachium nipponense isolate FS-2020 chromosome 18, ASM1510439v2, whole genome shotgun sequence encodes:
- the LOC135197020 gene encoding electron transfer flavoprotein subunit beta-like, with protein sequence MSLRVLVGVKRVIDYAVKIRVRPDKLGVVTDGVKHSMNPFDEIAVEEAVRLKEKKIAKEVIAVSCGPTQAQETIRTALAMGADRGIHVEVPAKEMEKLEPLHVSKILAKLAEKEGAELVIVGKQAIDDDTNATAQMTAALLDWPQATFASKIEKTDGEIEVVREIDGGLETIKVKLPAVVSADLRLNEPRYATLPNIMKAKKKKIAKMKPADLGVDTTPHFDVVDVSDPPARAAGIKVEDVDTLIAKLKEVGRI